One window of Saccharicrinis carchari genomic DNA carries:
- a CDS encoding type I phosphomannose isomerase catalytic subunit, giving the protein MSTPLYPIKFTPILKDKIWGGEKLKNVLNKKSELNNIGESWELSGVEGDVSVVANGFLAGNSLQEIIEIYMDELVGEPVYKRFGNEFPLLFKFIDANDHLSIQVHPDDALSKERHNAYGKTEMWYVLQAEPNSQLISGFVKETNKEEYLEALNNGKIMSLLKSHQVAEGDTFFIPAGDVHAIGAGVLLAEIQQTSDVTYRIYDYDRTDSAGNTRELHTDLALDAIDYKDTNEKVSYPEDKNKAVNLATCQFFETNILDLNKTYVRDVYVLNSFVVYMCVGGSATITCGNAEKETIAKGETILIPAAIDTVTIEPKGEVKLLEVYVNQK; this is encoded by the coding sequence ATGAGTACACCATTGTATCCAATAAAATTTACACCCATATTAAAAGATAAAATATGGGGTGGCGAGAAGCTTAAAAATGTATTGAATAAAAAAAGCGAGCTGAATAATATAGGTGAATCCTGGGAGTTGTCGGGCGTAGAGGGAGATGTATCTGTTGTAGCAAATGGTTTTTTGGCCGGTAACAGCCTGCAAGAAATTATTGAAATATATATGGACGAATTAGTTGGCGAACCGGTTTACAAGCGCTTTGGTAACGAGTTTCCGCTTTTGTTTAAATTTATTGATGCCAACGATCACCTTTCTATTCAGGTACATCCCGACGATGCCCTTTCGAAAGAACGCCACAATGCCTATGGCAAAACCGAGATGTGGTATGTGTTGCAAGCCGAACCCAATAGTCAGCTTATTTCCGGTTTTGTAAAAGAAACCAATAAGGAGGAATATCTGGAGGCACTGAACAATGGAAAAATCATGTCCTTGTTAAAATCGCACCAGGTAGCTGAGGGCGATACCTTCTTTATCCCTGCAGGGGATGTGCATGCCATTGGAGCGGGTGTACTGTTGGCCGAGATTCAGCAGACTTCAGATGTTACCTACCGTATTTACGATTACGACCGTACGGATAGCGCCGGAAACACGCGCGAGCTGCATACCGACCTGGCTCTTGATGCCATTGATTACAAGGACACCAACGAAAAAGTAAGCTACCCCGAAGATAAAAATAAAGCCGTAAACCTGGCCACTTGCCAATTCTTTGAAACCAATATACTCGATCTGAATAAAACATATGTACGCGATGTTTATGTGCTTAACTCGTTTGTGGTGTATATGTGTGTAGGCGGAAGCGCTACAATAACTTGTGGAAATGCAGAAAAGGAAACGATAGCAAAAGGCGAAACCATACTGATTCCGGCAGCTATTGATACGGTTACTATTGAACCCAAAGGTGAGGTGAAATTATTGGAGGTGTACGTTAATCAAAAATAA